One genomic window of Hymenobacter sp. J193 includes the following:
- a CDS encoding IS1182 family transposase, producing MQGKKPFLDKEVTHFRLSERVPRHNLYRRLAELVDWSFLYDETRTLYSHTGQPSLDPVVFFKLVLVGRLENLVSDRRLVEHCALRLDILLFLGYEVDEELPWHSTVSRTRQLFPAAVFERLFDHVFAQCVARGLVAGDTQAVDSAPVKANASLETVLEKRTTGVKSPFLATDEAATAPAASVVTAPAHQLRNLAAHQARLATHSSVPGAQHEKARLLSNKTHYSPTDPDARISIKPGKARALNYLCSLAVDTAKGVISHVQADFADSRDSLHLPRLLTGLQQRLRSQQLRMQELLADAGYANGTNYALLEAQQVTAWIPVFGRYKAAIEGFTYRASTDDYTCAAGKVLSFRKYDTSADGTGLKIYWATCSDCQQCPLKPTCVPGAKRKQLTRTLYDEPYRRAWQRQQSRRGQHMRRVRQGTVEPVFGNLLHHYGLRRMNVRGQAGAHKTMLLTAVAYNLKKLLKYRPNRQVSLTMALPQPLLAAARR from the coding sequence ATGCAAGGCAAGAAGCCGTTTCTCGACAAAGAGGTGACCCACTTTCGGCTCAGTGAGCGGGTGCCGCGCCATAATCTGTACCGCCGGCTGGCCGAGCTCGTCGACTGGTCGTTTCTCTACGACGAGACCCGGACGCTGTACAGCCACACAGGCCAGCCCTCTTTGGACCCGGTCGTGTTCTTCAAGCTCGTGCTGGTGGGCCGGCTGGAAAACCTGGTCAGCGACCGCCGCCTGGTCGAACACTGCGCCCTGCGGCTCGACATCTTGTTGTTTCTGGGCTACGAGGTGGACGAGGAATTGCCCTGGCATTCCACGGTGAGCCGCACGCGGCAGCTCTTTCCGGCCGCGGTCTTCGAGCGCCTGTTCGACCACGTCTTTGCCCAGTGCGTGGCCCGGGGCCTGGTCGCCGGCGACACGCAGGCCGTCGACTCGGCGCCCGTCAAGGCCAATGCTTCCTTGGAAACGGTGCTGGAAAAGAGGACAACGGGTGTCAAAAGTCCCTTTCTGGCCACGGACGAGGCGGCTACCGCGCCGGCTGCGTCCGTGGTGACGGCTCCGGCCCACCAGCTGCGCAACCTGGCCGCTCACCAGGCCCGGCTCGCCACCCACTCCAGCGTACCCGGCGCGCAGCACGAAAAAGCCCGCTTGCTCAGCAACAAGACCCACTACAGCCCCACCGACCCCGACGCGCGCATCTCCATCAAGCCCGGCAAAGCCCGGGCCCTGAACTACCTCTGCAGCCTGGCCGTGGACACGGCTAAGGGCGTGATCAGCCACGTGCAGGCCGATTTCGCCGATAGTCGCGACAGCCTGCACCTACCCCGCTTACTCACCGGCCTGCAGCAACGGTTACGGTCCCAGCAGCTGCGCATGCAGGAGCTGCTGGCCGATGCGGGCTACGCCAACGGCACCAACTACGCCCTGCTCGAAGCCCAGCAGGTGACGGCCTGGATCCCGGTTTTTGGCCGCTATAAGGCCGCTATCGAGGGCTTTACCTACCGGGCCTCAACCGATGACTACACCTGTGCCGCCGGCAAGGTCCTCTCGTTTCGTAAGTACGACACCTCGGCTGACGGCACCGGGCTGAAGATCTACTGGGCCACCTGCTCGGACTGCCAGCAGTGCCCGCTCAAGCCCACCTGCGTGCCCGGGGCCAAGCGCAAGCAGCTCACCCGCACGCTCTACGACGAGCCGTACCGCCGGGCCTGGCAGCGCCAGCAAAGCCGCCGGGGCCAACACATGCGCCGGGTGCGCCAGGGCACGGTGGAGCCCGTCTTCGGGAATCTGCTCCATCACTACGGCCTACGCCGGATGAACGTGCGCGGCCAGGCCGGAGCCCACAAGACGATGCTGCTCACGGCCGTAGCCTACAACCTGAAAAAGCTGCTTAAGTACCGGCCCAACCGGCAAGTGAGCCTGACCATGGCCCTGCCACAGCCATTACTGGCCGCTGCCAGGCGCTAG
- a CDS encoding dicarboxylate/amino acid:cation symporter, with protein sequence MKFSRFALLAGLLLVLAAILTVLSNYQLLALDPVVARVARWLALAAVVAYATERRSLTFWIVVSMLVGAEIGHDFPTVAVQLKVLSDVFLRLVKTIIAPLVFATLVVGIAGHADLKQVGRMGLKALIYFEIVTTFALFIGLAAINLTRAGAGIDRSGIAADTEKLQAVEQSTSDIILHIFPENIAKSIAEGQVLQVVVFAIIFAIGLAMVHGKHRRPMLEWSESLSEVMFKFTNVVMYFAPIGVGGALAYTVGKMGFDPLFNAFKLLLTLYAALLSFVLLVLLPIALIARIPLRRFIQAIAEPVSIAFATTSSEAALPRAMEAMESIGVPRRVVAFVMPTGYSFNLDGTTLYLSLAAVFVAQAAGIDLSFGQQLVMVFTLMLTSKGVAGVPRASLVILLATVASFNLPSWPVFIILGIDALMDMARTAVNVLGNCLATAVVARWEGEFVDNFVAPDPVLDLAEADSSLAHH encoded by the coding sequence ATGAAGTTTTCGCGTTTCGCACTGCTGGCCGGGCTGCTGCTCGTGCTGGCTGCCATCCTCACCGTTCTTTCCAACTATCAGCTGCTGGCCCTGGACCCGGTAGTAGCCCGGGTAGCCCGCTGGCTGGCCCTGGCCGCCGTGGTTGCCTACGCCACCGAGCGCCGCTCTCTCACCTTCTGGATTGTGGTGAGTATGCTGGTCGGGGCCGAAATCGGCCACGACTTCCCGACGGTGGCCGTGCAGCTGAAAGTGCTCAGTGACGTATTCCTGCGACTGGTCAAGACCATTATTGCGCCGCTGGTATTCGCCACGTTGGTGGTAGGCATTGCTGGCCACGCCGACCTCAAGCAGGTGGGCCGCATGGGGCTGAAGGCACTGATCTACTTTGAAATTGTCACCACGTTTGCGCTGTTCATCGGGCTGGCGGCCATCAACCTCACCCGCGCCGGCGCCGGCATCGACCGTTCCGGCATTGCCGCCGATACTGAGAAGCTGCAGGCCGTGGAGCAAAGCACGAGCGACATAATCCTGCACATTTTCCCCGAAAACATTGCCAAGTCCATAGCCGAAGGACAGGTGTTGCAAGTGGTGGTATTTGCCATCATTTTCGCCATTGGGCTGGCTATGGTACACGGCAAGCACCGCCGCCCCATGCTGGAGTGGTCGGAAAGCCTTTCGGAGGTGATGTTCAAGTTCACCAACGTGGTTATGTACTTCGCCCCAATTGGCGTGGGCGGCGCGCTGGCTTACACAGTGGGCAAAATGGGTTTCGACCCGCTCTTCAATGCCTTCAAGCTGCTGCTGACGCTCTACGCCGCGCTGCTTTCGTTCGTGCTGCTGGTGCTGCTGCCCATCGCCCTGATTGCCCGCATCCCGCTCCGGCGCTTTATTCAGGCTATTGCCGAGCCCGTGAGCATTGCTTTTGCCACTACGTCGTCGGAAGCGGCGCTGCCCCGGGCCATGGAGGCCATGGAAAGCATTGGGGTACCACGCCGGGTGGTGGCCTTTGTGATGCCTACGGGCTACTCCTTTAACCTCGATGGCACCACTCTCTACCTGTCGCTGGCGGCGGTGTTTGTGGCGCAGGCCGCCGGCATCGACTTGTCGTTTGGCCAGCAGCTGGTGATGGTGTTTACGCTTATGCTCACCAGCAAGGGCGTAGCCGGCGTGCCACGTGCTTCCCTCGTGATTCTGCTGGCCACGGTGGCTTCGTTCAACCTGCCGTCGTGGCCGGTATTCATCATCCTGGGCATTGATGCACTGATGGACATGGCCCGGACGGCGGTGAACGTGCTGGGCAACTGCCTTGCTACGGCCGTGGTGGCCCGCTGGGAGGGCGAGTTCGTGGACAACTTTGTGGCGCCCGACCCGGTGCTGGATCTGGCTGAGGCCGACAGCAGCCTGGCGCATCACTAG
- a CDS encoding dipeptide epimerase, with amino-acid sequence MLNWTLQARPLPLRYTWKISRNASEAKTNLFVGVAEAGKSSAGWAEAAPNIRYGETPELLQSQFEGLQIAGLPLVQSEDDLAALLHAHPVAYALRFALEAAYIHLRAAGQRQFVWQYLGVPAPVPVPTAFSLPIMEPGAVAGFLAEHRAGRFSLLKVKVNRESGLELLRAVTQALPGQPLIVDGNEAWADANSLLQFLEACQQLPGLQVRVLEQPLPAAAAADYCYLRPRSPFPLFADESVTHDADFADTARQFHGVNMKLMKAGGYRQGLEILRQTRAHSLQTMLGCMVETSLGIWSAMQVSGLAQVHDLDGFLIIRDEPFGFVRETEGLVVAQAGAPLLI; translated from the coding sequence ATGCTGAACTGGACTCTGCAGGCCCGGCCGCTGCCGCTTCGCTACACCTGGAAAATCTCCCGCAATGCCTCCGAGGCTAAAACCAACCTGTTCGTTGGCGTTGCAGAGGCTGGTAAGAGTTCCGCCGGCTGGGCTGAAGCGGCGCCTAACATCCGCTACGGCGAAACGCCCGAGCTACTGCAAAGCCAGTTTGAGGGGCTGCAGATAGCCGGACTACCCCTGGTGCAAAGCGAAGACGACCTAGCCGCACTGCTACATGCCCATCCCGTAGCCTATGCCCTGCGGTTTGCTCTCGAAGCGGCCTACATCCATCTGCGGGCTGCCGGCCAGCGTCAGTTCGTGTGGCAATACCTGGGCGTGCCGGCCCCGGTGCCCGTGCCCACGGCATTTTCCCTACCCATTATGGAGCCCGGCGCGGTAGCAGGGTTTCTGGCTGAGCACCGCGCCGGGCGCTTTTCCCTGCTGAAAGTGAAAGTCAACCGGGAAAGTGGACTGGAACTGCTGCGGGCCGTGACGCAGGCATTGCCCGGGCAGCCGCTTATCGTGGATGGCAACGAAGCCTGGGCCGATGCCAATTCCCTGCTGCAGTTTCTGGAAGCCTGCCAGCAGCTGCCGGGCCTGCAGGTGCGGGTGCTGGAGCAGCCTTTGCCCGCCGCCGCGGCCGCCGACTATTGCTACCTGCGGCCGCGCAGCCCATTTCCGCTTTTTGCCGATGAGTCGGTGACGCACGACGCGGATTTTGCCGACACAGCCCGGCAGTTTCACGGCGTGAACATGAAGCTGATGAAAGCCGGCGGCTACCGGCAGGGACTGGAAATCCTGCGCCAGACGCGGGCACACAGCCTGCAAACCATGCTGGGCTGCATGGTCGAAACCTCACTGGGCATCTGGTCGGCAATGCAGGTGAGCGGGCTGGCCCAGGTGCACGACCTTGACGGTTTCCTGATTATACGAGACGAGCCCTTCGGTTTCGTGCGGGAAACCGAAGGGCTCGTGGTGGCGCAGGCGGGGGCGCCGCTGTTGATCTAA
- a CDS encoding DUF6799 domain-containing protein, whose protein sequence is MRLTLLNSTAYAPFFSSALLALALVASLDAAAQTKTAPKPAGAVSTGASDRFLMQNGSVVLVQGGRPTPLTQNVRLGNGTKVNYKSGIVELPGGKITTLQEGDYVTSGGEIIFATPASAAAARGQKAEPGAKFDPYVERGAAMSPADFDSRLTSLSSRLDLMAQKIQLLNQKISLLSVNAQRPTDTSQLDQQIQQLEQQLQQLK, encoded by the coding sequence ATGAGGCTGACACTCCTGAACTCAACCGCTTATGCGCCGTTTTTTTCTTCCGCTTTACTCGCGCTGGCCTTGGTGGCCTCGCTTGATGCCGCCGCCCAAACCAAAACCGCGCCGAAACCGGCCGGCGCCGTCAGCACCGGGGCTTCCGACCGTTTTCTGATGCAAAACGGGAGCGTGGTGCTGGTGCAGGGGGGGCGGCCCACGCCGCTCACCCAGAACGTGCGCCTGGGCAATGGCACCAAGGTCAACTATAAAAGCGGCATCGTGGAGCTGCCCGGCGGCAAGATTACCACGCTGCAGGAAGGTGACTATGTGACCAGCGGCGGCGAAATAATCTTTGCTACCCCGGCCAGTGCCGCCGCGGCCCGCGGGCAGAAAGCCGAGCCCGGTGCCAAGTTCGACCCTTATGTAGAGCGGGGCGCGGCCATGTCGCCTGCTGATTTCGACAGCCGGCTCACGTCCCTGAGTTCGCGCCTGGATCTGATGGCGCAGAAAATTCAGCTTCTCAACCAGAAGATTTCCCTGCTGAGCGTGAATGCCCAGCGCCCCACCGATACCAGCCAGCTCGACCAGCAGATTCAGCAGCTGGAGCAGCAACTGCAGCAGCTGAAATAG
- a CDS encoding MarR family transcriptional regulator → MSHSMRIEDEIKQANFQSVYQKVYINLVYTAGWLELRQAAAFKEFNITLPQYNVLRILRGQHPRPSTVNMLIERMLDKTSNASRIVDKLEAKQLVTRRVCPSNRRAVDICITEAGLALLDTMQPMVEQQAHGLHKLSEQEAEQLSHLLDKLRD, encoded by the coding sequence ATGTCCCATTCCATGAGAATTGAAGACGAGATTAAGCAGGCCAACTTTCAGAGTGTCTACCAGAAAGTATACATCAACCTGGTGTATACGGCTGGCTGGCTGGAGCTCCGGCAGGCGGCGGCTTTCAAAGAATTCAATATCACCTTACCCCAGTATAACGTGCTGCGGATTCTGCGGGGCCAGCACCCCCGGCCTTCAACCGTCAACATGCTGATTGAGCGCATGCTGGACAAAACCAGCAACGCCTCACGCATCGTGGACAAGCTGGAGGCCAAGCAGCTCGTTACGCGCCGGGTGTGCCCCAGCAACCGCCGCGCCGTGGATATCTGCATCACGGAAGCGGGGCTGGCGCTGCTGGATACCATGCAGCCGATGGTGGAGCAGCAGGCGCACGGCCTGCACAAGCTGTCGGAGCAGGAAGCCGAGCAGCTGAGCCATCTGCTGGATAAACTTCGAGACTAA
- a CDS encoding YceI family protein: MKKLFFPALVAAVLASAPAFAQKPMAQKTTAGTDNAAATVYKLQPQLSTMGWLAKKVTGQHNGTVQFKDGEMLVRGNKLVGGTFTADMNSLKVVDIKDEGTNGKLVGHLRSDDFFSIEKNPTSTFKITNITPIKADAQGNNATITGDLTIKGITKPVTFPAKIGVKNGKASASGVATIDRTQFDIRYGSKSFFESIGDKAIDDTFTLSFNVIANK; this comes from the coding sequence ATGAAAAAATTGTTCTTCCCGGCGCTGGTTGCTGCCGTTCTGGCCTCGGCCCCTGCTTTCGCTCAAAAGCCAATGGCGCAGAAAACCACCGCTGGCACCGACAACGCGGCCGCTACGGTATACAAATTACAGCCCCAACTCAGCACCATGGGCTGGCTGGCCAAAAAAGTAACCGGCCAGCATAACGGCACGGTGCAGTTCAAGGACGGCGAGATGCTGGTGCGCGGCAACAAGCTGGTAGGCGGCACGTTCACGGCCGACATGAACTCTCTGAAGGTGGTAGACATCAAGGATGAAGGCACGAACGGCAAACTGGTAGGCCACTTGCGCTCCGACGACTTCTTCAGCATCGAGAAGAACCCGACCTCAACGTTCAAAATCACCAACATCACGCCCATTAAGGCTGATGCCCAGGGCAACAACGCCACCATCACCGGCGACCTGACCATCAAAGGCATCACCAAGCCCGTGACGTTCCCGGCTAAAATCGGGGTGAAAAACGGGAAAGCTTCCGCCAGCGGCGTAGCCACTATCGACCGTACCCAGTTCGACATTCGCTACGGCTCGAAATCGTTCTTCGAAAGCATCGGCGACAAAGCCATCGACGACACGTTCACGCTGAGCTTCAACGTTATTGCCAATAAGTAA
- the rsmG gene encoding 16S rRNA (guanine(527)-N(7))-methyltransferase RsmG: MDIIAHYFPHLTDRQREQFSGLITEFRSWNERLNLVARTDVDNLAERHVLHSLGIAKVVEFPAGSSVLDVGTGGGLPGLPLAILFPEVKFHLIDSIGKKIRAVQEMAHALGLANVTAEQIRAEQVRPKFDFVVSRAVARLATFHPWIEHRYKPHGLPSSGLYYLKGGDLTEEIEESGLAAQVFDLPDYFREEFFETKKVVFVPSSPAGR; encoded by the coding sequence ATGGATATTATTGCCCACTACTTTCCGCACCTCACCGACCGGCAGCGCGAGCAGTTCAGCGGCCTCATCACCGAATTCCGCAGCTGGAATGAGCGCCTGAACCTGGTAGCCCGCACCGACGTGGACAACCTGGCGGAACGCCACGTGCTGCACTCGTTGGGCATTGCTAAAGTAGTAGAGTTTCCGGCCGGCTCCTCGGTGCTGGACGTAGGAACCGGTGGCGGCCTGCCCGGGCTGCCGCTGGCCATCCTGTTTCCGGAAGTGAAGTTTCACCTCATCGACAGCATCGGCAAGAAAATCCGGGCAGTGCAGGAAATGGCCCACGCGCTGGGCCTCGCCAACGTGACGGCCGAGCAAATCCGCGCCGAGCAGGTGCGCCCCAAGTTCGACTTCGTGGTGAGCCGCGCCGTGGCCCGTCTGGCCACGTTCCACCCCTGGATTGAGCACCGCTACAAGCCCCACGGCCTGCCCTCCAGTGGCCTTTACTACCTCAAAGGCGGCGACCTGACCGAGGAAATCGAAGAGTCCGGCCTCGCCGCTCAGGTGTTCGACCTGCCCGATTATTTCCGGGAAGAGTTCTTCGAGACTAAGAAAGTGGTCTTTGTGCCCAGCAGCCCGGCCGGCCGGTAG
- a CDS encoding RNA polymerase sigma factor, whose protein sequence is MEVNNQEIQKQFSAKAKHDFKLIRAAVEHGDEKAYAELMQIYKKPVYHVVLKMVRNPDDAEDLTIEAFAKAFRNLHKFNPEFAFSTWLFRIATNNCIDFIRKNKIKTMSIDSAIKIDNGDEITIDFRDNNLNPQETAIKNQKIEIMQHVVARLPEKYQRLVSLRYFDELSYEEIAQELKAPLGTVKAQLHRARELLYDMVKNKKHII, encoded by the coding sequence ATGGAAGTAAACAATCAGGAAATACAGAAGCAGTTTTCCGCTAAAGCCAAGCACGACTTCAAGCTGATTCGGGCCGCCGTGGAGCACGGCGACGAAAAGGCCTACGCCGAGCTAATGCAGATTTATAAGAAGCCGGTGTACCACGTGGTGCTCAAAATGGTGCGCAACCCCGACGACGCTGAGGACCTCACCATCGAAGCGTTTGCCAAGGCTTTCCGCAACCTGCACAAGTTCAACCCGGAATTTGCTTTCAGCACCTGGCTGTTTCGCATTGCCACCAACAACTGTATCGACTTTATTCGCAAGAATAAAATCAAAACGATGTCAATTGATTCGGCCATCAAAATTGACAACGGCGACGAAATCACCATCGACTTCCGCGACAACAACCTGAACCCGCAGGAAACGGCCATTAAAAACCAGAAAATCGAAATCATGCAGCACGTGGTGGCCCGGCTGCCCGAGAAGTACCAGCGCCTGGTGTCGCTGCGCTATTTCGACGAGCTGAGCTACGAGGAAATTGCCCAGGAGCTGAAAGCTCCCCTCGGCACCGTGAAGGCCCAGCTGCACCGCGCCCGCGAGCTGCTCTATGACATGGTAAAAAACAAGAAGCACATTATCTAA